The following nucleotide sequence is from Solidesulfovibrio carbinolicus.
TGGTAGACCTCGGCCAGGAAGCGGCCGGCCAGCGCGGCCGCTTCCACGCCCAAAAGCGCCTCGGCGGCCGGATTGGCAAAAACCACCCGTCCTGTCTCGTCGGTGGTGAGCAAGCCCTCGCCCAGACAGCGCAGGGTCACGGCGGTCAGACGCTCGGACCGGGCCAGGCGCTGCTCCATGCGCGACTTGTACAGGGCGATCTCCAGGGCGCTTTGCAGCTCCCGTTCCTCGAAGGGCTTGATGAGATAGCCGTAGGGACCGGCCGCGCCGGCCCGGCGCAGGGTGGCCCGGTCGGAATGGGCGGTCAAAAAGACCACGGGAACGCCGTTACGGTCGCGGATGGCGGCGGCGGCGTCGATGCCGTCCATTTGCCCGGCCAGCATGATGTCCATAAGCACCAGATCCGGGGCCAGTTCGCCGGCCAGGCGCACGGCCTCCTCGCCGGTATCGGCCTGCCCGGCCACGACGTAGCCGAGACGGCGCAGCCGGTGGCAGACGTCGATGGCCACCACGGCCTCGTCCTCGATGACGAGCACCCGGGCCGGCACGGCGTTTTCGCTGGCCAGATCATGCATGGACGGCGTCCGATCCGCCCAGGATGTCGTCCAGAGCGGCGGTCAGGGTTGGAAAACGGAAGGCAAAACCCAGGCGCGTGAGCCGTTCCGGCACGGCCCGGACGCCGTTTAAAAACAGTTCCTGGGCCATTTCCCCAAGTATAAGCCGCAGCGCCGTCTCCGGCGTGCGCAGCCAGGCCGGCCGGGAAAGCGCCCGGCCGATGGCCTGGGACAATTGCCTTTGGGTCACGGCTCCGGGCGCGGCCAGATTATACGGGCCTTGGGCTTCGGGGCATTCCAGCAAAAAACGAATGGCCCGCACCTCGTCGGTGAGATGAATCCAGGGAAACCACTGATTGCCGGACCCCATCGGCCCGCCGACGAAAAAGCGATAAGGAGCGAGCATTCGCGGCAAAGCCCCGCCGCGGCCGTCGAGCACCACAGCCGTTCGGACCACGACCCGTCGCACCCCCAAAGCCTCGGCCCCGGCTGTGGAAGCTTCCCATTTCTCGGCCACCTCGGCCAGGAAACCCCGTCCAACCGGAGCGTCCTCGGCGGCGGGGGCGTCCCCCCGGTCGCCGTAGTAGCCCGTGGCCGAGCCTTGGACGAGCACGGCCGGCCGGGAAGCCACCGAGGCCAGGGCGTCCATGACGGCCCGGCCGGCAGCCAAACGACTGTCCAGGATGCGGCCTTTGCGCGCCGCCGTCCAATAGCCCGAGGCGATGTTCTCGCCGGCCAGATTGACCAGGGCGTCGGCCCCGTCAAGGCTCTCCCGCCAGCCCGCGCCGCTTCGGCCGTCAAAAGGAGCATAGGACACGCCGCCGGCGGTCGCCCGGGGCACGCCGCGCGAAACAATGACGACCTCCTGCCCGTCCCCGATCAGGGAACGGGTCAGGGTCCGACCGATAAACCCCGAACCGCCCAGGATGACCACGCGCATGACGCCCTCCTTGCTCCGCCAAACGGCTGGCTTCAATATACGGGATCCCGGGAGGATGGCAACTCGCGCACGGACTCAGTAGGTGAAATCGAGCTGATAGGAAACGGGCCGGGCGGCATCGAAGGACCAGAAAAAAAGGCCGTTTTTGAGCCAGGGCGACACGTCCGGCCGGGTCAGGGACAGTTCCAGGGACAGGACGTAGGTCACGCCGCGCTCCAGTCGGTCCCAAGGGCCGAGATCAATAAGAATTTCGCCAAGATGTTTGCGAAAAAGCGAACCGAGGTCCTTGTCGGCGGCCGATCCCTGGTCCGGCAGGGAGGCGACGTATTCGCCGGTCTTGATGCGCCACAGCTCCCCTTCCCAGGCAGCGGCGCTGACGCTCTGGTTCCAGACGTAATCCCGTTTGAGGGAGAGCCTGGCCCGGCAGCGCAGGTTCAGGCGCTCGCCGGCGTCCAGGGCCTGGGCAATGCGATCAAGGCCGGTGGGTTCAATGCCGAAGCGTACCCTGATGCGGCCCTCGTAGTTGTTGAGCACCAGGTTGGTCAAGAGCAGTTCCTGGGCCAAGACCGGCGCGAACGCACCGCAACAAAAGACCCCGGCCAAAGCCCAGACCAGGCAGGCGGCAAACCGCCGACGTGTCATCGTCCCAAGGCGCATAAACGACATGCCGCTCCAGCGTGGGGAGAAAGACGCGACCCCACCGATCATGCCCTAAACCAAGGCGGCCGCTTTGACAACAACGCCCCCCTCGGCTACCACCCCGGCAAGTCCGCTACGGCGGCCGCCAAACCTATGAAACCCCTTAGACTCATCGCCGTCGGCCAGGTCCGTACCCCCTACTTCCGCGAAGCCTGTTCCCATTACCTGACGGCCATTCGACGCTACCTGCCGGCCGAAGAGATTCTCGCCCGGGACGGCAAATCGGCCGATCCGGCCCGGCGCAAGGCCGAGGAGGCCAGGGCCGTACTGGCGGTCCTGGCCCCGCGCGACTTCGTGGTGGTCCTGGATGAGCACGGCCCGTCCCTGCCCTCGACCGAACTGGCCGCGCTGCTCAAAAAACGCATCGAAGATCCGGGCCGCGCTCCCGCCTTTGTCATCGGCGGCCCCTTTGGCCTGGACAAAGCCGTTCTCGACCGGGCCGACCGCCTCCTGGCCCTGGGGCCGGGCACCCTGCCCCACGAACTGGCCCGGGTGGTGCTCTACGAACAGCTCTACCGCGCCGCCTCCATCAATGC
It contains:
- a CDS encoding DUF4390 domain-containing protein — translated: MSFMRLGTMTRRRFAACLVWALAGVFCCGAFAPVLAQELLLTNLVLNNYEGRIRVRFGIEPTGLDRIAQALDAGERLNLRCRARLSLKRDYVWNQSVSAAAWEGELWRIKTGEYVASLPDQGSAADKDLGSLFRKHLGEILIDLGPWDRLERGVTYVLSLELSLTRPDVSPWLKNGLFFWSFDAARPVSYQLDFTY
- a CDS encoding 23S rRNA (pseudouridine(1915)-N(3))-methyltransferase RlmH; this encodes MKPLRLIAVGQVRTPYFREACSHYLTAIRRYLPAEEILARDGKSADPARRKAEEARAVLAVLAPRDFVVVLDEHGPSLPSTELAALLKKRIEDPGRAPAFVIGGPFGLDKAVLDRADRLLALGPGTLPHELARVVLYEQLYRAASINAGAPYHH
- a CDS encoding TIGR01777 family oxidoreductase, which gives rise to MRVVILGGSGFIGRTLTRSLIGDGQEVVIVSRGVPRATAGGVSYAPFDGRSGAGWRESLDGADALVNLAGENIASGYWTAARKGRILDSRLAAGRAVMDALASVASRPAVLVQGSATGYYGDRGDAPAAEDAPVGRGFLAEVAEKWEASTAGAEALGVRRVVVRTAVVLDGRGGALPRMLAPYRFFVGGPMGSGNQWFPWIHLTDEVRAIRFLLECPEAQGPYNLAAPGAVTQRQLSQAIGRALSRPAWLRTPETALRLILGEMAQELFLNGVRAVPERLTRLGFAFRFPTLTAALDDILGGSDAVHA